In the genome of Paenibacillus pabuli, one region contains:
- a CDS encoding phosphotransferase, with protein sequence MISNNHLTHEELQDYVYKVFGAGYLITQSARIHGGAQKAIYKMDFKNGFTCMLYVWDISSNYFQEEILNEPTFHSSYGSELFSLNTRFLAQHGIRTPTLYDLNNDRDRHAYDFALVEYVDGQKAEAYFQHKNHNDRDILFQRIRDMLSTMHNIQRNVYGNANDNRKKAEPCHKVQRLDAETALSYASKHMTDIRKNEERLLEKLYELEAAIQLRDLYSFIHGELGPDHIWIDHAMQPCLIDIEGAGFFDLEHEHSFLEFRFGDFYHYLKNNDLDPERLTFYRFCHHLSLVSGGLKLLHRQFPDQQFARGLAEYYARCAVQMLM encoded by the coding sequence ATGATTTCCAACAACCATCTTACTCATGAAGAATTACAGGATTATGTGTACAAAGTATTTGGTGCCGGTTACCTCATAACGCAGAGCGCAAGAATTCATGGAGGCGCACAAAAAGCCATTTACAAAATGGACTTCAAGAATGGTTTTACTTGTATGTTGTATGTTTGGGATATTTCCAGCAACTATTTTCAGGAAGAGATCTTAAATGAACCCACTTTCCACAGTTCCTATGGCAGCGAACTTTTCTCTTTGAATACTCGCTTTCTCGCTCAACATGGAATTCGAACACCAACCTTGTATGATCTGAATAACGATAGAGACCGGCACGCTTATGATTTTGCTCTTGTTGAATATGTAGATGGACAGAAAGCCGAAGCCTATTTCCAGCATAAAAACCACAACGATCGGGATATATTGTTTCAACGAATCAGGGATATGTTGTCTACTATGCATAACATCCAAAGAAATGTTTACGGAAATGCCAACGATAACAGAAAAAAGGCCGAGCCTTGTCACAAAGTTCAGCGGTTGGATGCGGAAACAGCCTTATCCTATGCATCCAAGCACATGACCGATATTAGGAAAAATGAAGAAAGGCTGCTTGAGAAACTTTATGAATTGGAAGCAGCGATTCAACTCAGAGATCTCTATAGTTTCATTCATGGAGAGCTAGGTCCGGATCATATATGGATAGATCATGCGATGCAACCATGCCTTATTGATATTGAGGGCGCAGGATTCTTTGATCTCGAACATGAGCATAGCTTTCTGGAGTTTCGCTTTGGAGACTTTTATCACTACTTAAAAAATAACGATCTCGACCCGGAGCGGCTGACATTTTATCGATTTTGCCATCATTTATCTTTGGTATCAGGAGGGTTGAAACTGCTTCATAGACAATTCCCCGATCAGCAATTTGCTAGAGGCCTTGCGGAGTATTATGCCAGATGCGCAGTTCAGATGCTTATGTGA
- a CDS encoding ankyrin repeat domain-containing protein, translating into MEFMYEDERLAVSVIRAIHTGDIPSLQQLLAEHPRLAKIRILERKPDNIDSDSSTSRTLLHVVTDWPGHFPHGADTVRVLTKFGADVNAPFVGPHIETPLHWAASSNDVQVLDALLDAGADIEAPGAVIAGGTPLDDAIAFAQWDTARRLVERGAVSALWHAAALGNIHAIQEHFKGAQLPECYPWGTSTSPSPPDAVTVAFWCACHGGQRDTAKYLLDRGAELNWIATWDGMTPLDTAKRHSWVELIPWLESQGAKSASEFHR; encoded by the coding sequence ATGGAATTTATGTACGAAGATGAAAGACTTGCAGTGAGCGTTATTCGAGCCATTCACACTGGAGATATTCCATCGTTACAGCAACTGCTGGCAGAGCATCCGAGATTGGCAAAGATAAGAATCTTGGAAAGAAAGCCTGACAACATAGATTCAGACTCTAGTACCTCTCGAACGCTGCTGCACGTGGTGACGGATTGGCCGGGGCACTTCCCTCATGGAGCGGATACCGTACGAGTATTGACCAAGTTCGGTGCGGACGTGAATGCTCCTTTTGTCGGTCCACATATCGAGACACCTTTGCATTGGGCTGCAAGCTCCAATGACGTTCAAGTGCTCGATGCCCTTCTTGATGCAGGCGCAGACATTGAAGCGCCTGGCGCGGTGATCGCCGGTGGTACGCCGCTGGACGATGCTATTGCTTTCGCACAATGGGATACAGCACGACGCTTGGTTGAGCGCGGTGCGGTCTCTGCCCTTTGGCATGCAGCCGCTCTTGGAAATATTCACGCCATACAAGAACACTTTAAAGGAGCTCAACTCCCGGAATGTTATCCTTGGGGAACAAGCACCTCCCCTTCTCCTCCCGATGCAGTAACCGTTGCCTTCTGGTGTGCTTGCCATGGAGGTCAAAGAGATACCGCCAAATACCTTCTTGACCGAGGCGCCGAACTGAACTGGATAGCCACCTGGGATGGAATGACTCCACTGGACACGGCCAAACGACATTCATGGGTTGAACTGATTCCCTGGCTTGAAAGTCAAGGTGCCAAATCCGCTAGTGAGTTTCACAGGTAG
- a CDS encoding winged helix-turn-helix transcriptional regulator: MTVYCKFGTALDILTGKWKSLILLRLLNNGTMRFSELQKAIPDISKKMLTQQLKELEYHDIVHREVYAQIPPKVEYSITEYGQLMKPVLQTMSDWGAGHVQHMQKLYGQEDGAETMPTDLWKSDSVR, encoded by the coding sequence ATGACGGTGTATTGCAAATTCGGAACCGCGCTGGACATCCTCACAGGCAAATGGAAATCATTGATTCTACTGCGGCTCTTGAACAACGGTACAATGCGGTTCAGTGAATTACAAAAAGCCATTCCGGATATTTCGAAAAAGATGTTGACTCAGCAGTTAAAAGAACTGGAATATCACGACATTGTGCATCGTGAAGTGTATGCGCAAATTCCGCCAAAGGTCGAATACTCGATTACGGAGTACGGACAACTCATGAAGCCTGTGCTCCAAACCATGAGCGACTGGGGAGCCGGACATGTGCAGCATATGCAGAAGCTTTACGGCCAAGAAGACGGAGCAGAGACAATGCCAACCGACCTTTGGAAAAGCGATTCCGTGCGCTAA
- a CDS encoding DoxX family protein, whose protein sequence is MNVTLWIVQIILAAGFIYSGWMKTVRIESSKTTWAWVNDVPKTLVVLIGIAELLGALGLVLPWAMDITPVLTPIAAIALAVVALLGMLFHIQRKEYREIGVNILFVVLSLIVAIGRL, encoded by the coding sequence ATGAATGTGACGTTATGGATCGTACAAATCATATTGGCGGCAGGCTTCATATATTCGGGATGGATGAAAACCGTTCGTATCGAGTCTTCCAAAACGACATGGGCATGGGTAAATGATGTGCCAAAAACTCTCGTTGTTCTGATTGGAATCGCAGAACTACTTGGAGCGCTGGGCCTTGTTTTGCCGTGGGCGATGGACATCACTCCGGTACTTACGCCGATCGCCGCGATTGCTCTGGCTGTAGTCGCACTGCTCGGGATGCTGTTTCATATTCAGCGAAAAGAGTACCGGGAGATCGGCGTGAATATCCTTTTTGTAGTTCTGTCGTTGATTGTTGCCATCGGAAGACTATGA
- a CDS encoding helix-turn-helix transcriptional regulator — MDDNERRLALGQFLRKVRSSISPPDVGLPTSHRRRTEGLRREEVAQLANIGPSWYTRLEQGRNIRPSVGVLESLASALKLTPDERRHLFLLAGESLPPHMSAEDGRIDPSIQKMLDELNPNPAYVLGKKWDFLAWNRAADAVLEINEPSPPHDYNLIWRHFTVPSWREGSEDWEAVAQRIVTEFRTGRARYLEDVSFQTLIDDLKKVSPDFTRLWSCHETPGTLDGYKIIHHTNLGAMEFDHITLQFPNDPDRRIMIYMPYTETKARLKQYLMVSSS, encoded by the coding sequence TTGGATGATAACGAACGACGTTTGGCCTTGGGACAGTTCTTGCGTAAAGTAAGAAGTTCGATTTCTCCCCCAGATGTCGGGTTGCCGACCAGTCATCGTCGCCGAACAGAAGGGCTGCGCCGCGAGGAGGTTGCCCAGCTCGCCAACATAGGACCTTCATGGTATACGAGGCTTGAGCAGGGGAGGAATATCAGGCCTTCCGTAGGCGTGCTGGAGAGTCTGGCCTCCGCGCTCAAGCTGACGCCCGATGAGCGCAGGCATCTTTTTCTTTTGGCTGGAGAGTCGCTGCCGCCTCACATGTCTGCAGAAGATGGGAGGATCGACCCCTCCATTCAGAAGATGCTGGACGAACTTAATCCGAATCCGGCCTATGTGCTCGGGAAGAAGTGGGATTTCCTCGCCTGGAACAGGGCAGCTGATGCAGTATTAGAGATTAACGAGCCGTCACCGCCGCATGATTACAATCTGATCTGGCGTCATTTTACCGTTCCTTCCTGGAGAGAAGGTTCTGAGGACTGGGAAGCGGTCGCACAAAGGATCGTCACCGAATTCCGTACGGGTAGGGCCCGCTATTTGGAGGATGTCTCGTTCCAAACGTTAATTGATGATCTGAAGAAAGTAAGTCCCGATTTCACTCGGTTATGGTCGTGTCACGAAACACCGGGCACCCTTGATGGTTATAAAATAATTCACCATACCAACCTTGGTGCCATGGAGTTTGACCACATTACGCTGCAATTCCCCAATGACCCGGATCGCCGGATCATGATCTACATGCCATATACCGAAACCAAGGCTCGGTTGAAGCAATATTTAATGGTTAGCAGTTCATAG
- a CDS encoding SDR family NAD(P)-dependent oxidoreductase, with protein sequence MVNISEAAYISGNILSGKVAMVTGASRGIGAAAARLFAEQGASVMLVARTESELRKVTEDITTAGGNADYVAADLSSANGIEQAVQATIERFGRLDAAFNNAGIAVHMSSLLDETEEAFDQVQAVNYKGIWLAMKAQIKAMLETAGSGAIVNTSSVGSLKGNAGLGSYAASKRGVNSLTQTAAIEYGPAGIRINAIAPGTTLTEMIQQWVAVDPDIIEKISAMTPLRRAAEPMEIAQAAAWLLSDNASFITGVILPVDGGLTA encoded by the coding sequence ATGGTTAACATTTCAGAGGCAGCATACATTTCAGGAAATATATTGAGCGGCAAAGTGGCTATGGTGACGGGAGCCAGCCGGGGAATCGGCGCTGCAGCCGCCAGATTGTTTGCAGAGCAAGGTGCATCCGTGATGCTTGTTGCTAGAACGGAATCCGAGTTGAGAAAAGTGACAGAGGATATCACGACAGCTGGCGGTAACGCAGATTACGTCGCAGCCGATCTATCCAGTGCAAACGGAATTGAGCAAGCGGTCCAGGCAACCATTGAAAGGTTCGGACGACTTGATGCCGCCTTTAACAACGCCGGAATCGCCGTTCATATGTCTTCACTGCTCGATGAGACCGAAGAAGCTTTTGATCAGGTGCAGGCTGTAAACTACAAAGGCATCTGGTTGGCCATGAAAGCACAGATCAAAGCTATGCTGGAAACCGCCGGATCAGGCGCGATTGTCAATACTAGCAGTGTAGGCAGCCTAAAAGGCAATGCCGGTCTGGGGTCTTATGCAGCCTCCAAACGCGGAGTCAACAGTCTCACCCAAACAGCAGCCATCGAATATGGTCCGGCAGGCATTCGAATCAATGCGATTGCGCCCGGAACCACGCTAACCGAGATGATCCAGCAATGGGTAGCAGTCGATCCCGATATTATTGAAAAAATCAGTGCAATGACGCCCCTCCGGCGCGCCGCTGAACCGATGGAAATTGCTCAGGCAGCAGCCTGGTTACTAAGTGATAACGCCTCCTTCATTACTGGAGTCATTTTACCGGTAGACGGTGGGCTAACCGCGTAA
- a CDS encoding discoidin domain-containing protein, whose translation MKRKLHRKRNTRNLCTNLLLSILLWISTIPLWPAPAAQAAEAQNDLISLNRPVYSSSSLGGNTADHVVDGDENTRWESVWQQDPQWIYVDLGASADISKIAVKWENAYATAFDFEVSEDEIHWQSVYSTTKGQGGWTEAEVKAKGRYVRLFSHKRAQQAYGISVYEFNVYGTGGANQPPKPKTANLALDKKATASSVEIDEPSRSAEDKAKMEERNYLAQNVTDNSRDTRWSSVYKDQEWIYVDLGEIRQIGRVSLQWENAFGRAYDIQVSDDAQEWTTVYRELNSSGGRDDIPLYAEARYVKMAGHGRGTTSGYSLYTFEVYEYLEGDTKPVYDFPTIPEASAVQVGAGSYAINDITMLQPKDPKYRTSNLTSPIPSNGWWQSILVSNLGDGNSLVTLPLKSRYTKQGLHILNPGEGYVSSDGASMDADGEPDLIMTTSNMNPADIVTKVADYGDYSVNIIMSDDDTAKMNTTFVKGSPFLYNTFENPDAIVLRSPNITRLFDDQNQEILLKDGETLTADHIGIEVTNQDKAPKPQTFVRSYGVFAPEGTVFMKLGNTIKIKLGQGGNYLSLATLPSAAQLPEYYQHAYAFVTDTRVDYNYDEHTSLVTTTFNSVTETKRPDFSPETLIALFPHQWKLATTPLTELTYPSIRGLMKVSAGNSFTTQDRFYGIIPQFVEPDDPTYSRAQLTSYLDQLDADVSGNLMSEDPYWQGKKLHPLALGVLISDQLGDTERRDHYLSVLRTILTDWYTYSPDEPLHSYYFYYSDDWGTVFPYGSGFGVNTGLTDHHFTYGYYAFASAVLATYDKEFLQDYGDMVELLIRDYANPSRTDDQFPWLRNFDPYEGHSWAGGYADNRSGNNQEAAGEALFSWVGQYMWGEVTGNKAYRDTGIWGFVTEEKAAEQYWFNYDQDNWLKDYKHATVGHVYGSAYLYGTYFSGDPEHIYGIHWLPPAEWMTYYGRDPQKTNDLYNGLIKDLGGQPERSWEHIIWPFQSIGDPQGALAKWDTSRMQQNEVFNAYWFIHSMVSTGTRTMDIWADDPAVTIYEKDGVYTAQIWNPSDAVKSVRFYNANGALGSATVYAKAQVKVNPLENTVLEQPDVSSGVQYLDRSKWIITASSSSEPVQHLIDGDLATRWSSGQLQKPGDWLHIDLGDEQSLDTLFMNSGTNWGDYARDYEIYISQDDENWNEAIARGTGTSPSLAVDLGMQKARYVKIVLTASADSWWSISELKLARFGKPAETPELPLPGSLTDRSSWIVTASSTQGRDVAANMLDGERNTLWTNGRKQSKGQWIKLDLGQTSRFDSVELDSGNAKNDYPREYRLYVSDDGENWGNPVAGGEGTSGVTSITFPEQNARYVKIVQIGEADLWWSVSELYVHHYGIGKQKRLLPNAWSVTASSGEEAAAMLDGNQETRWTSGQEQAGGEWIQLDLGTPQPVDQIVMDSAHSSEDYARSYELYTSLDGEHWGEPVASGEAQGAVVTLAFPLETTRFIKVVQTGTDSHWWSVAELKLYTADNSLWMPDEDDALLPAELDRTRWTVTASTYADATAMLDDDLNSRWTSSAGQSAGQWIQLDLGSVQSFSRLSMDSGGSSNDYARGFQILTSEDGEHWKPIVDNQGTGATIMESFPKQTVRYVKIVLTTDTPEWWWSIAELKLYH comes from the coding sequence ATGAAAAGAAAGCTTCATCGAAAGCGCAACACTCGTAACCTGTGTACTAATCTGTTGCTGTCCATCCTATTATGGATCAGCACTATCCCGCTCTGGCCTGCACCTGCAGCTCAAGCCGCGGAAGCGCAAAATGATTTAATATCCCTGAACAGACCCGTCTATAGCTCCTCGTCATTGGGCGGAAATACAGCGGATCACGTCGTGGACGGCGATGAGAATACTCGCTGGGAAAGTGTATGGCAGCAGGACCCGCAGTGGATCTATGTCGACTTGGGTGCAAGTGCAGACATCTCTAAGATCGCTGTGAAATGGGAGAACGCATATGCCACAGCATTTGACTTCGAGGTATCCGAGGACGAAATTCATTGGCAATCCGTGTATTCGACGACCAAAGGCCAAGGTGGATGGACGGAAGCCGAGGTTAAGGCCAAAGGGCGCTATGTGCGCTTGTTCAGCCACAAGCGGGCGCAGCAGGCCTACGGCATCTCCGTCTACGAATTCAATGTATACGGCACGGGCGGAGCTAACCAACCTCCTAAACCGAAAACAGCCAATCTGGCTCTGGATAAAAAAGCAACCGCGTCTTCAGTAGAAATCGACGAACCGAGCAGATCGGCTGAGGACAAGGCCAAAATGGAAGAGCGGAATTACCTGGCACAGAATGTAACCGATAACAGCAGAGATACGCGCTGGTCTTCCGTTTACAAGGATCAAGAATGGATCTATGTGGACCTTGGGGAAATCCGCCAAATCGGGCGCGTATCCCTCCAATGGGAAAACGCTTTCGGTCGTGCATACGATATCCAGGTTTCGGACGATGCACAGGAATGGACAACCGTATATCGCGAGTTGAACAGCTCCGGAGGACGCGACGATATTCCGTTATATGCTGAGGCGCGTTATGTGAAAATGGCGGGCCACGGCAGAGGGACAACCAGTGGGTATTCGCTGTATACGTTTGAGGTTTATGAATATCTCGAAGGCGATACAAAACCCGTTTATGATTTTCCCACGATTCCGGAGGCTTCTGCGGTGCAGGTCGGCGCGGGAAGTTACGCCATCAACGATATTACGATGCTGCAGCCAAAAGACCCGAAATACCGCACTTCCAACCTAACCTCCCCGATTCCGTCGAATGGTTGGTGGCAGTCGATTCTCGTTTCCAATCTGGGCGACGGAAACAGTCTGGTCACTCTCCCGCTAAAAAGTCGCTATACCAAGCAGGGCCTTCATATTTTGAATCCAGGGGAAGGCTATGTTTCTAGCGACGGCGCATCCATGGATGCCGATGGCGAACCCGATTTGATTATGACGACAAGCAACATGAATCCGGCCGATATCGTCACAAAGGTCGCCGACTATGGTGATTATTCCGTAAATATCATCATGAGCGATGATGATACGGCCAAGATGAACACAACATTTGTGAAAGGTTCACCGTTCCTGTACAACACCTTTGAAAATCCGGATGCGATCGTCCTTCGGTCTCCCAATATTACGCGGCTGTTCGATGATCAGAATCAGGAGATCCTGCTGAAGGATGGAGAAACACTGACGGCCGATCATATCGGAATCGAAGTGACCAATCAGGATAAGGCGCCGAAACCGCAAACCTTTGTGCGAAGCTATGGGGTATTCGCGCCCGAAGGCACCGTGTTCATGAAGCTGGGCAATACGATCAAAATTAAGCTGGGGCAAGGCGGAAATTACCTGTCGCTGGCAACGCTTCCGTCTGCAGCGCAATTGCCGGAATATTATCAGCATGCCTATGCTTTTGTGACAGATACGCGGGTGGATTACAATTATGATGAGCATACCTCGCTCGTAACGACTACCTTCAACTCCGTCACTGAAACGAAACGGCCGGACTTTTCACCGGAAACGCTGATCGCCTTGTTTCCGCATCAATGGAAACTGGCGACCACACCGCTAACGGAACTGACTTATCCTTCGATTCGCGGACTTATGAAGGTAAGTGCAGGCAACTCCTTTACAACACAGGACCGTTTCTACGGCATCATTCCACAATTCGTGGAGCCGGACGATCCTACCTATTCCCGTGCGCAATTAACGAGTTATCTGGATCAGCTGGATGCCGATGTTTCGGGCAATTTGATGAGCGAGGACCCCTACTGGCAGGGCAAAAAACTTCATCCACTAGCACTGGGAGTTTTGATCAGCGACCAATTGGGAGATACCGAGCGACGAGACCATTACCTCTCCGTGCTCAGAACCATTCTGACCGATTGGTATACTTATTCGCCGGATGAACCTCTCCATTCGTATTATTTCTATTACTCGGATGATTGGGGAACCGTCTTCCCTTACGGCAGCGGGTTCGGGGTTAACACCGGACTGACAGATCATCATTTTACTTATGGATACTATGCTTTTGCATCAGCTGTACTAGCAACATATGACAAAGAGTTTTTACAAGATTACGGAGACATGGTTGAACTCTTGATTCGGGATTACGCCAATCCTTCACGGACAGACGATCAGTTTCCATGGCTCCGCAATTTCGATCCATATGAGGGGCATTCCTGGGCAGGGGGTTACGCAGACAACCGAAGCGGAAACAACCAGGAAGCCGCAGGTGAGGCCCTGTTTAGCTGGGTCGGTCAATATATGTGGGGCGAGGTTACCGGGAACAAAGCGTACCGCGATACGGGTATATGGGGCTTTGTGACTGAAGAAAAAGCCGCTGAGCAGTACTGGTTCAACTATGACCAGGATAACTGGCTGAAAGATTACAAGCATGCAACCGTGGGCCATGTCTATGGCAGCGCTTATTTGTACGGAACGTATTTTTCAGGTGATCCGGAGCATATTTACGGCATTCATTGGCTGCCGCCAGCCGAGTGGATGACCTATTATGGCCGTGATCCGCAAAAAACCAATGATCTCTACAATGGACTTATCAAGGATCTGGGTGGTCAGCCGGAACGCTCATGGGAGCATATTATCTGGCCATTCCAATCCATTGGCGACCCGCAAGGCGCTCTGGCCAAATGGGATACAAGCCGGATGCAGCAAAATGAAGTATTTAATGCCTATTGGTTCATTCACAGCATGGTTTCAACGGGAACGCGTACGATGGATATCTGGGCAGACGATCCAGCTGTAACCATCTATGAAAAGGACGGTGTCTATACGGCGCAAATCTGGAATCCGTCCGATGCAGTCAAGTCTGTACGCTTCTACAATGCCAATGGCGCTTTGGGTTCAGCTACCGTGTATGCCAAGGCGCAAGTGAAGGTTAATCCGCTTGAAAACACTGTGCTGGAGCAGCCGGATGTTTCCAGCGGCGTTCAATATCTCGATCGCAGCAAATGGATCATTACAGCTTCCTCCAGTTCGGAACCAGTGCAGCATCTGATCGATGGTGATTTGGCCACCCGTTGGTCCTCCGGACAACTACAGAAGCCCGGAGATTGGCTCCACATTGATCTGGGAGACGAGCAATCACTGGATACGTTGTTCATGAACTCTGGTACGAATTGGGGAGATTATGCCCGCGATTACGAAATCTACATTTCCCAGGATGACGAAAATTGGAACGAGGCTATTGCCCGCGGTACGGGGACCTCACCGAGTCTGGCAGTCGATTTGGGGATGCAAAAGGCGCGTTACGTAAAAATCGTGCTGACAGCATCTGCAGATAGTTGGTGGTCCATCTCCGAACTGAAACTCGCCAGGTTCGGCAAACCTGCGGAGACACCAGAATTGCCGCTGCCTGGATCACTCACAGACCGTTCCTCCTGGATCGTAACGGCTTCCTCCACACAAGGTAGGGATGTAGCGGCCAATATGCTGGACGGAGAACGCAATACCCTCTGGACGAATGGCCGCAAGCAGTCAAAGGGACAGTGGATCAAGCTAGACCTGGGACAAACAAGCCGCTTTGATTCAGTCGAACTGGACTCAGGCAATGCAAAAAACGACTATCCGCGAGAATATCGACTGTACGTTTCTGATGACGGTGAAAACTGGGGTAACCCGGTAGCAGGTGGCGAAGGAACATCTGGAGTAACGTCCATTACGTTCCCTGAGCAAAATGCACGTTATGTGAAAATCGTACAGATCGGCGAGGCCGATCTATGGTGGTCTGTCTCCGAACTATATGTTCATCATTACGGAATTGGCAAACAGAAACGCTTACTGCCAAATGCATGGTCCGTGACCGCTTCTTCGGGAGAAGAGGCAGCTGCTATGCTTGATGGCAACCAGGAAACACGCTGGACCTCAGGTCAGGAGCAGGCCGGCGGCGAATGGATTCAATTGGATCTGGGCACTCCGCAGCCCGTGGATCAGATTGTGATGGACAGCGCCCACAGCAGCGAGGACTACGCGCGCAGCTATGAGTTGTACACGTCTCTGGATGGCGAACATTGGGGCGAGCCGGTGGCCTCAGGAGAAGCTCAAGGAGCAGTGGTAACCTTAGCCTTTCCACTTGAAACGACCCGCTTCATTAAAGTAGTGCAGACAGGCACGGATTCCCACTGGTGGTCAGTTGCTGAATTAAAGCTCTATACCGCCGACAATTCACTGTGGATGCCAGATGAAGACGATGCTCTGCTCCCTGCTGAACTTGATCGCACTCGTTGGACCGTGACCGCTTCTACGTATGCCGATGCCACAGCCATGCTTGATGACGATCTGAACTCCCGCTGGACATCTTCCGCAGGACAAAGCGCGGGTCAGTGGATTCAACTCGATCTGGGGAGCGTACAGAGCTTCAGCCGATTAAGCATGGACTCAGGCGGCAGCAGCAATGACTATGCCCGCGGATTCCAGATACTAACTTCCGAAGACGGAGAACATTGGAAACCGATTGTGGATAATCAAGGGACAGGCGCGACTATCATGGAATCCTTCCCCAAACAAACGGTGCGGTATGTGAAAATCGTATTGACCACGGACACGCCTGAGTGGTGGTGGTCGATTGCCGAATTGAAGCTTTATCATTAA
- a CDS encoding NAD(P)H-dependent oxidoreductase — protein MKTLVILAHPNIEVSRVNQRWKEELLLHSSDIKIHEIYEAYPDWNIDVSREQKLLEAYDHIVLQFPLYWYSYPPLLKKWFDDVFTYGWAYGSSGNKLHGKKLSLAISIGDKKENYSPEGSVSFTVDEVIAPFKASINHVGAIALPYFAVFGASFQATDEEINQSAQDYIRSIFKVQNEMGEPTA, from the coding sequence ATGAAAACACTTGTCATTCTAGCACATCCCAATATAGAGGTTTCGAGAGTGAATCAGCGATGGAAAGAGGAGTTGCTGCTACACTCAAGCGATATTAAAATCCATGAGATTTACGAAGCGTATCCTGACTGGAACATCGATGTTTCCCGAGAGCAGAAGCTGCTCGAAGCATATGATCATATCGTCCTGCAGTTTCCGCTATATTGGTACAGCTATCCGCCTTTGCTCAAAAAGTGGTTTGATGATGTTTTTACTTACGGATGGGCGTATGGATCATCAGGCAATAAACTGCACGGGAAAAAGCTGAGCCTCGCCATATCCATTGGTGATAAAAAAGAAAATTACTCGCCGGAAGGTTCCGTCTCCTTTACTGTAGATGAGGTGATTGCACCTTTCAAAGCCAGCATCAATCATGTGGGCGCAATCGCATTACCGTATTTTGCAGTCTTCGGTGCATCATTTCAGGCAACAGATGAAGAGATAAACCAAAGTGCCCAGGATTATATCCGCTCTATCTTTAAGGTTCAGAATGAGATGGGGGAGCCAACAGCATGA
- a CDS encoding winged helix-turn-helix transcriptional regulator yields the protein MKQYNLGIEATLEIIGGKWKALIICLLMSGVKRTGELLRSIDGISQKVLIQQLRELERDGLVRRHVYQQMPPKVEYSLTEYGVTANKIVDVMCAWGRENIALRQQQGEDIILLENKEPAF from the coding sequence ATGAAACAATATAACCTGGGAATTGAAGCGACACTCGAAATCATTGGCGGCAAGTGGAAAGCGCTAATTATATGCTTATTAATGTCAGGCGTGAAAAGGACAGGCGAGCTGCTGCGCAGTATCGACGGCATTTCACAGAAAGTCCTGATTCAGCAATTACGTGAGCTGGAGAGGGACGGTCTTGTCAGAAGACATGTGTATCAACAGATGCCGCCAAAAGTCGAATACAGTCTTACGGAATATGGAGTTACTGCTAACAAGATTGTGGATGTGATGTGTGCATGGGGACGGGAAAATATAGCATTAAGGCAACAACAAGGAGAAGACATTATACTACTGGAAAATAAAGAACCTGCTTTTTGA
- a CDS encoding SDR family NAD(P)-dependent oxidoreductase, with product MKNYLVFGASKGLGDAFVRGVPEQGDKVWVVSRTKPDNLKLDDGIERVWIQADLSDLHAAELINDKLQDETLDVLIYNVGIWEKEGFEEHYTFDKDTPADISNLIHVNITSAIVCIQALLPHLRQSAAGKIILIGSTAGLSNANNTQVSFVASKFAIRGVTEALREHTRKDRIAVTCINPGELAAEVPYEDGTERALSEYNGTRIPLQDMVSIVKCIVSLSNAACVKEINIPAITDLNA from the coding sequence TTGAAAAACTATCTTGTATTCGGGGCCAGTAAAGGATTAGGAGATGCATTTGTCAGGGGTGTGCCTGAGCAGGGCGACAAAGTCTGGGTCGTGTCTCGCACGAAACCTGATAACTTGAAGTTGGACGATGGTATTGAGCGCGTATGGATACAGGCAGATCTGTCCGATCTCCATGCAGCCGAATTGATCAACGATAAGCTTCAGGACGAAACACTCGATGTTCTCATTTACAATGTGGGCATTTGGGAGAAAGAGGGTTTCGAGGAACACTATACGTTTGATAAGGACACCCCCGCCGACATTAGTAATCTGATTCATGTGAATATAACATCCGCTATTGTTTGTATTCAGGCATTATTACCTCACCTCAGGCAATCAGCAGCAGGCAAAATCATCCTTATTGGCTCGACTGCGGGTCTGAGCAATGCGAACAATACACAAGTATCTTTTGTGGCGTCCAAATTTGCCATTCGTGGGGTTACAGAGGCCTTGAGAGAACATACAAGAAAAGACCGGATCGCGGTTACGTGTATCAATCCGGGAGAACTCGCGGCCGAAGTTCCATATGAAGATGGCACTGAGCGCGCTCTTTCCGAATATAATGGTACACGCATTCCTCTTCAGGATATGGTTTCTATCGTAAAATGCATCGTCAGCCTGTCCAATGCAGCCTGTGTAAAAGAAATTAATATTCCGGCGATCACAGATTTGAACGCTTAA